In Triticum aestivum cultivar Chinese Spring chromosome 5B, IWGSC CS RefSeq v2.1, whole genome shotgun sequence, the following proteins share a genomic window:
- the LOC123117881 gene encoding atherin, with protein sequence MVKRPIFFTPQNSPRFQALSAVAMAEPPPPLPHLLLPTEDPPLLAVFPAAAGHVAAAPPSSSPVAAGREDAAPAAGGRAVADPVASGREAADPVAAGPVDVVPPVAGATASAPPVAGPAAAAPASTAPVVAAPVAPPHCSCGSGCHRAAPATGPRAPAGGPPSNAPTAAGPRAPVASLIGTGPPAPGASLTAGEDVASSTSPQSPPRIPAVRDAQEW encoded by the exons ATGGTAAAAAGACCCATCTTTTTCACCCCGCAGAATTCACCCCGATTTCAAGCCCTGTCGGCGGTCGCCATGGCGgaaccgccgccgcccctgccgcaTCTTCTCCTACCCACCGAAGATCCTCCTCTCCTGGCTGTCTTTcctgccgccgccggacatgtaGCCGCCGCCCCTCCCTCATCTTCTCCCGTTGCGGCCGGTCGTGAAGATGCAGCTCCCGCCGCCGGCGGCCGTGCAGTCGCCGATCCCGTCGCCTCCGGCCGTGAAGCTGCAGATCCCGTCGCCGCCGGCCCTGTAGATGTTGTTCCTCCCGTCGCCGGCGCAACAGCTTCTGCTCCTCCCGTCGCCGGCCCTGCAGCTGCTGCTCCCGCCTCCACCGCCCCTGTAGTTGCTGCTCCCGTCGCCCCCCCGCACTGTAGTTGTGGATCCGGCTGCCACCGCGCTGCACCGGCTACTGGACCTCGAGCTCCAGCCGGTGGACCTCCATCCAACGCCCCTACAGCTGCAGGACCTCGAGCTCCAGTTGCCTCCCTCATAGGCACTGGACCCCCAGCTCCAGGCGCCTCCCTCACTGCCGGTGAGGATGTGGCTTCTTCGACATCTCCTCAATCCCCACCACGAATTCCTGCAGTAAG AGATGCACAAGAGTGGTGA
- the LOC123115366 gene encoding uncharacterized protein yields MAKPSLPSPSAQKFGISAEKDGENLFNELVQLSIIQEPPGQIDNVFQVNGFFHGYIISRQLEDNLVFALEGHCNLNSQRVGQHLTIRSSWDRDENVSKSMDLSRLRSLTVFGEWRSFFISTADGSSNMRLLRVLDLEDTASGVTYGVLEQIGKLLPRLKFLSVRGCKEITRMPDSLGGLRQLQTLDVSHTKITKLSCAIIKLVKLQYLCAGTTEDGDAQPVAADPDGMSRSQAAAVDHDGMSSSQAAAADRDDMSRSQTAVAIPAMDGDVTSTIEPAARAPAEGENSSSTPMQWRSKTECNLVQYYSYSWSSKKKKMMKKKKQFDYGGGVKVPAAGFGNLTALHSLGIVNVSGAGGKAILKDMEKLTQLHNLCVSGISQKNWDNLCSVISGHGHLESLSVRLDYDESEQEGGLCCLDGISELPKTLDSLNFYGGNVCASPTWILRNPRFFQGFWGLFRNNLVLTRIELTVSTQEDIDSLGRIDCANLFAHLCVKPIQGSLLRYGCVGLFGMPCGSATVKIECNSNDLTLVFGPHSTEHVEVLEVN; encoded by the exons CCTACCTTCACCATCGGCTCAAAAATTTGGTATTTCTGCAGAGAAAGATGGAGAGAATTTGTTCAATGAGCTGGTCCAGTTGAGCATCATCCAGGAACCACCAGGCCAGA TAGACAATGTGTTCCAAGTCAATGGTTTCTTCCATGGATACATAATCTCACGACAATTGGAAGATAACCTTGTGTTTGCACTGGAGGGGCACTGCAACCTGAACTCGCAACGTGTGGGGCAACACCTGACCATTAGGAGCAGCTGGGACAGAGATGAGAATGTGTCCAAGAGCATGGACTTGTCACGGCTACGGTCTTTGACAGTGTTCGGGGAATGGAGGTCATTTTTCATCTCAACGGCGGACGGTAGCAGCAATATGAGACTGCTTCGGGTACTTGATCTTGAGGACACGGCGTCAGGTGTAACATATGGTGTCCTCGAGCAGATTGGGAAATTACTTCCTCGTCTCAAGTTTCTGTCTGTACGAGGATGCAAAGAAATTACTCGTATGCCAGACTCATTGGGTGGCTTGAGACAGCTGCAGACTCTGGATGTTAGCCACACCAAAATAACCAAGTTGTCATGTGCTATCATCAAACTGGTGAAGCTTCAGTACCTGTGTGCAGGCACCACTGAAGACGGCGATGCACAGCCAGTAGCAGCTGACCCTGATGGCATGAGCAGAAGCCAAGCAGCAGCGGTTGACCATGATGGCATGAGCAGTAGCCAAGCAGCAGCAGCTGACCGCGATGACATGAGCAGAAGCCAAACAGCAGTAGCAATACCAGCCATGGACGGTGATGTGACGAGCACAATCGAACCAGCAGCAAGAGCACCAGCCGAGGGTGAAAATTCATCGAGTACACCAATGCAATGGAGGAGTAAGACCGAATGCAACTTGGTGCAATACTATTCCTACAGCTGGTcatccaagaagaagaagatgatgaagaagaagaagcagtttgATTATGGCGGTGGTGTCAAGGTTCCTGCTGCAGGTTTTGGGAATCTAACGGCCTTGCATAGTCTTGGTATTGTGAATGTGAGTGGTGCAGGCGGGAAGGCCATCCTCAAGGATATGGAGAAGCTTACCCAGTTGCACAATCTCTGTGTGTCAGGCATCAGCCAGAAAAACTGGGACAACTTGTGTTCAGTCATCTCGGGTCACGGCCATCTAGAGTCCTTGTCAGTGCGACTCGACTATGATGAGTCTGAGCAGGAGGGTGGTCTGTGTTGTTTAGATGGCATCTCCGAGCTACCAAAGACACTAGACAGCCTCAACTTTTATGGGGGAAATGTCTGTGCATCCCCAACCTGGATCTTGAGGAATCCTCGGTTTTTTCAAGGTTTTTGGGGCTTGTTCAGGAACAATCTTGTACTTACTCGTATTGAGTTGACAGTATCAACGCAAGAGGACATAGACAGTCTTGGTAGAATTGACTGTGCAAACTTGTTTGCCCATCTTTGTGTCAAGCCGATTCAAGGCAGCTTGCTCCGTTATGGTTGCGTTGGGTTATTTGGCATGCCCTGCGGATCCGCCACAGTCAAGATCGAATGCAACAGCAACGATTTAACGCTGGTTTTTGGACCTCATTCAACGGAACATGTGGAGGTGCTGGAGGTTAACTGA